A section of the Pseudomonas lini genome encodes:
- the rpmA gene encoding 50S ribosomal protein L27, translated as MAHKKAGGSTRNGRDSEAKRLGVKMYGGQVIIPGNIIVRQRGTQFHAGYGVGMGKDHTLFAKIDGVIKFEVKGAFNRRYVSIVPKTDVVAA; from the coding sequence ATGGCACACAAAAAAGCTGGTGGTAGTACCCGTAACGGTCGCGACTCAGAAGCCAAACGCCTTGGCGTGAAGATGTATGGCGGCCAGGTTATCATTCCGGGCAACATCATCGTGCGTCAGCGCGGCACCCAATTCCACGCTGGCTACGGCGTTGGCATGGGCAAAGATCACACTCTGTTTGCTAAAATCGACGGCGTGATCAAGTTTGAAGTAAAAGGCGCTTTCAATCGCCGTTACGTAAGCATTGTCCCGAAGACTGACGTCGTCGCGGCATAA
- the rplU gene encoding 50S ribosomal protein L21: MSYAVIVTGGKQYKVAPGEYLKIEKLEIATGESVTFDRVLLVANGDDVNIGAPVVPGATVVAEVISQGRHDKVRIIKFRRRKHHMKRMGHRQWYTEIKITGIQA; this comes from the coding sequence ATGTCTTATGCAGTAATCGTTACTGGTGGCAAGCAGTACAAAGTTGCTCCAGGTGAATACCTGAAGATCGAAAAACTGGAAATCGCTACCGGCGAATCCGTTACTTTTGATCGCGTTCTGTTGGTTGCCAATGGCGACGACGTGAATATCGGCGCTCCAGTTGTTCCTGGCGCTACCGTTGTGGCTGAAGTGATCTCCCAAGGTCGTCACGATAAAGTCCGCATCATCAAGTTCCGTCGTCGTAAGCACCACATGAAGCGTATGGGCCACCGCCAGTGGTACACCGAGATCAAAATCACCGGTATTCAGGCTTAA
- a CDS encoding polyprenyl synthetase family protein, which produces MQPQAFYRAVADDFSAVDGIIKKQLTSRVPLVSKIGDYITSAGGKRLRPLLVLLCGKALGREGDDLRLLAATIEFLHTATLLHDDVVDMSGMRRGRSTANAMWGNAPSVLVGDFLYSRSFEMMVELGSMPVMKILSQATRIIAEGEVLQLSKVRDASTTEETYMEVIRGKTAMLFEASTHSAAALAGASPEQSEALRTFGDHLGVAFQLVDDLLDYRGDAETLGKNVGDDLAEGKPTLPLIYTMREGTPEQAALVRRAIQKGGIEDLESIREAVEASGSLDYTAQLARDYVARAIKCLDALPASEYRDALVELSEFAVARTH; this is translated from the coding sequence ATGCAACCCCAAGCTTTCTACCGCGCGGTGGCGGACGATTTTAGCGCCGTCGACGGCATCATCAAGAAACAGCTGACTTCCCGAGTGCCGCTGGTATCGAAAATCGGCGACTACATTACCTCGGCTGGCGGTAAACGCCTGCGCCCATTGCTCGTGCTGCTGTGCGGCAAGGCACTCGGCCGCGAAGGCGATGACCTGCGCCTGTTGGCCGCGACCATCGAGTTCCTGCACACCGCCACCCTGCTGCACGACGACGTCGTCGACATGTCCGGCATGCGCCGTGGCCGCTCGACCGCCAACGCCATGTGGGGCAACGCGCCGAGCGTGCTGGTGGGCGACTTCCTGTATTCGCGTTCTTTCGAAATGATGGTCGAACTGGGCTCCATGCCGGTGATGAAGATCCTTTCGCAAGCCACGCGCATCATCGCTGAAGGCGAAGTGTTGCAGCTGTCGAAGGTCCGCGACGCCAGCACCACCGAAGAAACCTACATGGAAGTCATCCGCGGCAAAACCGCGATGCTCTTCGAAGCCTCGACCCACAGTGCCGCCGCCCTGGCCGGCGCCTCGCCGGAACAGAGCGAAGCACTGCGCACCTTCGGCGATCACCTGGGGGTGGCGTTCCAATTGGTCGACGACCTGCTGGATTACCGTGGCGACGCCGAAACCCTGGGCAAGAACGTCGGCGACGATCTGGCCGAAGGTAAACCGACGCTGCCGTTGATCTACACCATGCGCGAAGGCACTCCGGAGCAGGCCGCACTGGTGCGCAGGGCGATCCAGAAAGGTGGCATCGAAGACCTGGAAAGTATTCGCGAAGCCGTTGAAGCCTCCGGCTCGCTGGACTACACCGCGCAACTGGCCCGCGACTACGTGGCCCGTGCGATCAAGTGCCTCGACGCCCTGCCCGCCAGCGAATACCGCGATGCATTGGTGGAATTAAGCGAGTTTGCGGTAGCCCGTACGCACTGA
- a CDS encoding zinc ribbon domain-containing protein YjdM, whose product MSTLPPCPKCNSEYTYEDGAQLICPECAHEWSASGEAEAASDDTVKKDSVGNVLQDGDTITVIKDLKVKGTSLVVKVGTKVKNIRLCDGDHDIDCKIDGIGPMKLKSEFVRKV is encoded by the coding sequence GTGAGCACGTTGCCACCCTGCCCGAAATGCAATTCCGAATACACCTATGAAGACGGCGCACAGCTGATCTGCCCGGAGTGCGCCCACGAGTGGTCCGCCAGTGGCGAAGCCGAAGCGGCCTCCGATGACACCGTGAAAAAGGATTCGGTCGGCAATGTCCTGCAGGACGGCGATACCATCACCGTGATCAAGGACCTCAAGGTCAAAGGCACGTCGCTGGTGGTCAAGGTCGGCACCAAGGTCAAGAACATCCGCCTGTGCGATGGCGACCACGACATCGACTGCAAGATCGATGGCATCGGCCCGATGAAACTCAAATCCGAGTTCGTCAGAAAAGTCTGA
- a CDS encoding FKBP-type peptidyl-prolyl cis-trans isomerase: MSEVNLSTDETRVSYGIGRQLGDQLRDNPPPGVSLDAILAGLTDAFAGKPSRVGQEEMSASFKVIREIMQAEAAAKAEAAAGEGLAFLAENAKREGITTLASGLQFEVLTQGEGAKPTREDQVRTHYHGTLIDGTVFDSSYDRGQPAEFPVGGVIAGWTEALQLMNAGSKWRLYVPSELAYGAQGVGSIPPHSVLVFDVELLDVL, encoded by the coding sequence ATGTCCGAAGTAAATCTGTCCACCGACGAAACCCGCGTCAGCTACGGCATTGGCCGTCAGTTGGGTGACCAGCTGCGTGACAACCCGCCACCGGGCGTTAGCCTGGACGCAATCCTGGCTGGCCTGACCGACGCGTTCGCCGGCAAGCCAAGCCGTGTGGGCCAGGAAGAAATGTCCGCCAGCTTCAAGGTGATCCGCGAAATCATGCAAGCCGAAGCAGCAGCCAAGGCTGAAGCCGCAGCTGGTGAAGGCCTGGCTTTCCTGGCTGAAAACGCCAAGCGCGAAGGCATCACCACTCTGGCTTCCGGCCTGCAATTCGAAGTGCTGACTCAAGGTGAAGGCGCCAAGCCAACCCGTGAAGATCAAGTGCGCACTCACTACCACGGCACCCTGATCGACGGCACTGTGTTCGACAGCTCCTACGATCGCGGTCAGCCTGCAGAATTCCCGGTTGGCGGCGTTATCGCTGGCTGGACCGAAGCCCTGCAACTGATGAACGCCGGCAGCAAATGGCGTCTGTACGTGCCGAGCGAACTGGCTTACGGCGCTCAAGGCGTTGGCAGCATTCCGCCGCACAGCGTACTGGTATTCGACGTCGAACTGCTCGACGTTCTGTAA
- a CDS encoding DUF6482 family protein — translation MTLQELNAYAVAGKIDELNLISMEGVFYVLEARMHGAAYPLLDAHGEILQLRSVEHAREVLHACPKSFNVVHTPAHDEMCGASAEESPKVPSTFRSV, via the coding sequence ATGACTTTGCAAGAATTGAATGCGTATGCCGTCGCCGGAAAGATCGATGAGCTGAACCTGATCTCGATGGAAGGCGTGTTCTACGTGCTTGAAGCTCGGATGCATGGCGCGGCGTATCCGCTGCTCGATGCCCATGGCGAGATATTGCAGCTGCGCTCGGTCGAGCATGCGCGTGAAGTGCTTCACGCCTGTCCCAAGTCATTCAACGTTGTACATACCCCGGCTCATGACGAAATGTGCGGCGCCAGCGCCGAGGAAAGCCCGAAAGTGCCGAGCACCTTCCGTTCTGTGTGA
- a CDS encoding TIGR00645 family protein — translation MERFIENAMYASRWLLAPIYFGLSLGLLALALKFFQEVFHVIPNVFSMAESDLILVLLSLIDMALVGGLLVMVMISGYENFVSQLDIDDSKEKLNWLGTMDSSSLKMKVAASIVAISSIHLLRIFMDAKNVDPEHLKWYVVIHMTFVVSAFAMGYLDKLTKH, via the coding sequence ATGGAACGCTTTATCGAAAATGCAATGTACGCCTCCCGCTGGTTACTGGCGCCGATCTATTTCGGTTTGTCCCTGGGCTTGCTGGCGTTGGCACTGAAATTCTTCCAGGAAGTCTTCCACGTCATCCCTAACGTGTTCTCGATGGCCGAGTCGGATCTGATTCTGGTACTGCTGTCGCTGATCGACATGGCGCTGGTGGGCGGCCTGCTGGTGATGGTGATGATCTCCGGCTACGAGAACTTCGTTTCCCAGCTGGATATCGACGACAGCAAGGAAAAGCTCAACTGGCTGGGCACCATGGATTCGTCTTCGTTGAAGATGAAGGTCGCGGCGTCCATCGTGGCGATTTCGTCCATCCACCTGCTACGGATCTTCATGGACGCCAAGAACGTCGACCCCGAGCATTTGAAGTGGTACGTGGTCATTCACATGACCTTCGTGGTGTCGGCGTTTGCCATGGGTTATCTGGACAAGCTGACCAAGCATTGA
- a CDS encoding Lon protease family protein, whose product MPDPVAASLRLAPEALTRPFSAEQFSFSTTNDLEPFRGVLGQERAVEALQFGVAMPRPGYNVFVMGEPGTGRFSFVKRYLKAEGKRLQTPADWVYVNNFDEPREPRALELPSGTAGAFIGDINGLIDNLLATFPAVFEHPSYQQKKSAIDRAFNQRYDRALDVIERLALEKEVALYRDSSNIAFTPMSEGKALDEAEFAQLPEAERERFHDDISGLEERLNEELASLPQWKRESSNQLRQLNEETITLALQPLLAPLSEKYAENAGVCGYLQAMQVYLLKTVVEQLVDDSKTDAIARKLLEEQYAPSLVVGHPFSGGAPVVFEPHPTYENLFGRIEYTTDQGALYTTYRQLRPGALHRANGGFLILEAEKMLSEPFVWDALKRALQSRKLKMESPLGEMGRFATVTLTPQHIPLQVKVVIIGARQLYYTLQDLDPDFQEMFRVLVDFDEDIPMVDESLEQFAQLLKTRTSEEGMAPLTADAVARLATYSARLAEHQGRLSARIGDLFQLVSEADFIRDLAGDDMTDAGHIERALKAKATRTGRVSARILDDMLAGIILIDTDGAAVGKCNGLTVLEVGDSAFGVPARISATVYPGGSGIVDIEREVNLGQPIHSKGVMILTGYLGSRYAQEFPLAISASIALEQSYGYVDGDSASLGEACTLISALSKTPLKQCFAITGSINQFGEVQAVGGVNEKIEGFFRLCEARGLTGEQGAIIPQANVATLMLDEKVLAAVRAGQFHVYAVRQADEALSLLVGEPAGAPDENGEFPEGSINARVVERLRVIAEMISEEDLKEAEKELAQEAMLEIKPA is encoded by the coding sequence ATGCCTGATCCTGTTGCTGCCAGCTTGCGTCTAGCGCCTGAAGCGCTGACCCGTCCGTTTTCCGCTGAACAGTTCAGCTTCTCTACCACCAATGATCTGGAGCCCTTCCGCGGTGTGCTTGGCCAGGAACGCGCGGTCGAAGCCTTGCAGTTCGGTGTGGCCATGCCACGCCCCGGTTACAACGTATTCGTCATGGGCGAACCCGGCACCGGCCGGTTTTCGTTCGTCAAACGCTACCTCAAGGCCGAAGGCAAACGCCTGCAGACCCCGGCGGACTGGGTCTATGTCAATAATTTCGATGAGCCGCGCGAGCCTCGTGCGTTGGAGTTGCCGTCGGGCACCGCCGGTGCCTTCATCGGTGATATCAACGGTTTGATCGACAACCTGCTGGCGACCTTTCCGGCCGTGTTCGAGCACCCGTCCTATCAGCAGAAGAAAAGCGCCATCGACCGCGCTTTCAACCAGCGTTATGACCGTGCACTGGATGTGATCGAGCGTCTGGCGCTGGAGAAAGAGGTCGCGCTCTACCGCGACAGCAGCAACATCGCTTTCACGCCGATGAGCGAAGGCAAGGCACTGGATGAGGCGGAATTCGCCCAGTTGCCGGAAGCCGAGCGCGAACGCTTTCATGACGATATTTCCGGGCTGGAAGAGCGCTTGAACGAAGAGCTCGCCAGCCTGCCGCAATGGAAGCGCGAGTCGAGCAATCAACTGCGTCAGCTCAACGAAGAAACCATTACCCTGGCCTTGCAGCCATTGCTCGCGCCGCTGTCGGAAAAGTACGCGGAAAACGCAGGCGTTTGCGGCTACCTGCAAGCGATGCAGGTTTACCTGCTCAAGACGGTGGTCGAGCAACTGGTGGACGACAGCAAGACCGACGCCATCGCCCGCAAATTGCTCGAAGAGCAATACGCCCCGAGCCTGGTGGTCGGTCATCCGTTCAGCGGCGGCGCGCCAGTGGTCTTTGAGCCGCACCCGACTTACGAAAACTTGTTTGGCCGCATCGAGTACACCACCGATCAGGGCGCGCTCTACACCACCTATCGGCAGCTGCGACCGGGTGCGCTGCACCGGGCCAACGGCGGCTTCTTGATTCTTGAAGCGGAAAAAATGCTCAGCGAGCCTTTCGTGTGGGATGCGCTCAAACGCGCGCTGCAATCGCGCAAACTGAAAATGGAATCGCCGCTGGGCGAGATGGGCCGTTTCGCCACTGTGACCCTTACTCCGCAACACATTCCGTTGCAGGTCAAAGTCGTTATCATCGGCGCCCGGCAGCTCTACTACACGTTGCAAGACCTCGATCCGGACTTCCAGGAGATGTTCCGTGTCCTGGTGGATTTCGACGAAGACATCCCGATGGTCGACGAGAGCCTGGAGCAGTTCGCCCAGTTGCTCAAAACCCGTACGTCCGAGGAAGGCATGGCGCCGCTGACCGCCGATGCGGTGGCGCGTCTGGCGACTTACAGCGCGCGTCTGGCAGAACACCAGGGGCGATTGTCGGCGCGGATCGGCGATTTGTTCCAACTGGTCAGCGAGGCGGATTTCATTCGTGACCTGGCGGGCGACGACATGACCGACGCCGGGCACATCGAGCGTGCGCTCAAGGCCAAGGCCACCCGTACCGGGCGCGTTTCGGCGCGGATTCTCGATGACATGCTGGCCGGGATCATTCTGATCGACACCGATGGTGCGGCTGTCGGCAAGTGCAACGGACTGACGGTACTGGAAGTCGGCGATTCGGCTTTCGGCGTTCCGGCGCGAATTTCCGCCACGGTTTATCCGGGCGGCAGTGGCATCGTCGACATCGAGCGTGAGGTCAACCTCGGCCAGCCGATCCACTCCAAAGGCGTGATGATCCTCACCGGGTATCTGGGCAGCCGTTATGCCCAGGAATTCCCGTTGGCGATTTCCGCGAGCATCGCCCTGGAGCAGTCCTACGGTTATGTCGACGGTGACAGCGCGTCTCTTGGCGAAGCGTGCACGCTGATCTCGGCCTTGTCGAAAACCCCTCTCAAGCAGTGCTTTGCGATTACCGGTTCGATCAACCAGTTCGGTGAAGTGCAGGCGGTGGGTGGGGTCAACGAGAAGATCGAAGGTTTCTTCCGACTCTGCGAAGCGCGTGGTCTGACGGGGGAGCAAGGGGCGATCATTCCTCAGGCCAACGTCGCCACGCTAATGCTCGACGAGAAGGTACTGGCGGCGGTGCGGGCGGGGCAGTTCCATGTCTACGCAGTGCGCCAGGCCGACGAGGCTCTGAGCCTGTTGGTAGGCGAGCCGGCCGGTGCGCCGGATGAGAATGGCGAATTCCCTGAAGGCAGCATCAATGCGCGGGTAGTGGAACGCTTACGGGTGATCGCGGAAATGATCAGTGAGGAAGACCTCAAGGAAGCCGAAAAAGAGTTGGCGCAGGAAGCCATGCTGGAAATCAAACCGGCCTGA
- a CDS encoding DUF3015 domain-containing protein, with translation MKRILLGTLFTAVSINAMAQAPGGPDCGWGNMLFEGQRGTPAHFLASTTNGTSGNATFGMTSGTNGCSTNASLTYGGKSWIAMNGMMNELSEDMAKGQGEALTTYAVVLGVAPEDRAHFAAVTHQHFQQIFSKADVTADDVHTNTLAVLKSDPRLAKYATQA, from the coding sequence ATGAAACGGATTCTTCTCGGTACTCTCTTCACCGCTGTATCCATCAACGCCATGGCACAGGCGCCAGGCGGTCCGGACTGCGGTTGGGGCAACATGCTGTTCGAAGGTCAGCGTGGCACCCCGGCACACTTCCTGGCATCCACCACCAACGGCACTTCCGGTAACGCAACGTTCGGTATGACCTCCGGCACCAACGGCTGCTCGACCAATGCGTCGCTGACCTATGGCGGCAAATCCTGGATCGCCATGAATGGCATGATGAACGAGCTGTCCGAAGACATGGCTAAAGGTCAGGGCGAAGCGCTGACCACTTACGCCGTGGTACTGGGCGTGGCGCCGGAAGACCGTGCACACTTCGCCGCTGTGACTCATCAGCACTTCCAGCAGATCTTCAGCAAAGCTGACGTGACCGCTGATGACGTGCATACCAACACCCTGGCCGTGCTGAAAAGCGACCCTCGTCTGGCCAAGTACGCCACTCAAGCTTAA
- a CDS encoding DUF4105 domain-containing protein: MLKRLAWLALCVCAPLSAAPHIDNQRLQQLANDPFWISLGHYETAKLGGWRSYVSDKKFFLAPDGNEHPDRELAATVQALYAPTSAGEQHAQCVYPARTRWLKAQLELSDLPTPDCAEFKQWFKDVSPHSAVMIFPAAYLNSPSSMFGHTLLRIDQANVQSDKTSLLSYAINFGAYIEGSDNSILYAWKGLMGGYPGLFALVPYQEKLSEYRSLENRDLWEYRLNLTQQETERMVEHVWELKQIQFDYFFFDENCSYRLLELLQVARPSLHLTEQFPLTAIPTDTVKAVKEAGLVESIEYRPSRERELLSRAEPLTSEEQEWVLKVSADQKQLQDPAFKAQPRDRQALIIDAAYRLERYRANGQERDPQRAQRSFELLRAINQNPPPELKIPQPGLPEDGHESRTWQAGIGTRGDKAFGEYGLRMAYHDLNDNMESFPLGAQIEILQMKLRQYEGNDWQLQQLDLATIRSLTPRNELLQPLSWQVTGGLERVPGKHDDETLVSHVNGGGGGTWQLGDDMLGFALGTVRVEHNNDFAGFIAPAAGFNSGLLWKNPLGNFSLEAKGDYFTNGEVRRSVSLNQQWELSRNLGVRLSAQREFSHLASPENEVMLEVKWYHY; encoded by the coding sequence ATGCTCAAACGCCTTGCCTGGCTGGCGCTCTGTGTCTGCGCCCCGCTGTCCGCCGCGCCACACATCGACAATCAACGTTTGCAGCAACTGGCCAACGACCCCTTCTGGATTTCCCTGGGGCATTACGAAACCGCCAAGCTCGGTGGCTGGCGCAGCTATGTCAGCGACAAGAAATTCTTTCTCGCCCCCGATGGCAACGAACATCCCGACCGCGAACTGGCGGCGACCGTGCAGGCACTGTATGCCCCGACCAGTGCCGGCGAGCAGCATGCCCAATGCGTCTATCCGGCCCGCACCCGCTGGCTCAAGGCGCAACTTGAGCTGAGCGATCTGCCGACGCCGGACTGTGCTGAGTTCAAGCAATGGTTCAAGGATGTTTCGCCCCACAGCGCGGTGATGATTTTCCCGGCGGCCTACCTGAACAGCCCATCGTCGATGTTTGGCCACACCTTGCTGCGCATCGATCAGGCCAATGTGCAGAGCGACAAGACGTCGCTGCTCAGCTACGCGATCAACTTCGGCGCCTACATCGAAGGTTCGGACAACAGCATTCTGTACGCCTGGAAAGGCTTGATGGGCGGTTATCCCGGGCTGTTTGCGCTGGTGCCGTATCAGGAAAAACTCTCGGAATACCGCAGCCTCGAGAACCGCGACCTGTGGGAATACCGCCTGAACCTGACCCAACAGGAAACCGAGCGCATGGTCGAGCACGTCTGGGAACTCAAGCAGATCCAGTTCGACTACTTCTTCTTCGACGAAAACTGCTCCTACCGCCTGCTTGAACTGCTTCAAGTGGCGCGGCCGAGCCTGCATTTGACCGAGCAATTCCCGTTGACGGCCATCCCCACCGACACGGTCAAAGCGGTGAAAGAAGCCGGGCTGGTGGAATCGATCGAGTATCGCCCGTCCCGTGAGCGCGAACTGCTAAGCCGTGCCGAGCCATTAACCTCCGAAGAGCAGGAGTGGGTGCTGAAAGTCAGCGCCGATCAGAAGCAATTGCAGGACCCGGCGTTCAAGGCTCAGCCTCGCGACCGTCAGGCGTTGATCATCGATGCGGCTTATCGCCTGGAGCGTTATCGCGCCAATGGTCAGGAGCGTGACCCGCAACGGGCCCAACGCAGTTTCGAATTGCTACGCGCAATCAATCAAAACCCGCCCCCGGAGCTGAAAATTCCGCAACCTGGCTTGCCCGAGGACGGTCACGAGTCCCGCACCTGGCAGGCCGGCATCGGCACCCGGGGCGATAAAGCCTTCGGCGAATATGGCCTGCGGATGGCCTATCACGACCTCAATGACAACATGGAAAGCTTCCCCCTCGGCGCGCAAATCGAAATTCTGCAGATGAAGCTGCGTCAATACGAAGGCAATGACTGGCAGTTGCAGCAACTGGACCTGGCGACCATCCGCTCGCTGACGCCTCGCAATGAATTGTTGCAGCCGCTGTCGTGGCAAGTCACCGGCGGCCTGGAGCGCGTACCGGGCAAGCATGATGATGAAACCCTGGTCAGCCATGTCAACGGCGGTGGCGGCGGGACCTGGCAACTGGGCGACGACATGCTCGGTTTCGCCTTGGGCACCGTGCGTGTGGAGCATAACAACGACTTCGCGGGCTTCATCGCTCCGGCGGCAGGCTTCAACAGCGGCCTGCTGTGGAAAAACCCGCTGGGCAACTTCAGCCTGGAAGCCAAGGGTGATTACTTCACCAATGGCGAAGTGCGCCGAAGTGTGAGCCTGAATCAGCAATGGGAATTGTCGCGCAATCTGGGTGTGCGCCTGAGTGCCCAGCGTGAATTCAGCCACCTGGCGTCACCCGAAAACGAAGTGATGCTTGAGGTGAAGTGGTATCACTATTGA
- a CDS encoding GreA/GreB family elongation factor: MSRAFVNEDNAAAQADQPVERQVSAQPNYVTPVGLAQLQAKVAELQKLLDEESAKGELADKQRQADLDRDWRYFKQRLQSAQVVAQASSADKVQIGNWVTFADEDDHQQRVQLVGEDQADAAHGLINWSSPLGRALLGAQMGDEVLWKRPAGDLVIEVLTIEIG, from the coding sequence ATGAGTCGCGCCTTCGTCAATGAAGATAACGCCGCCGCGCAAGCCGATCAGCCAGTCGAACGGCAGGTCAGCGCGCAGCCCAATTACGTCACGCCAGTGGGCCTGGCGCAGCTTCAGGCGAAAGTCGCCGAACTGCAAAAACTGCTTGATGAGGAAAGCGCCAAAGGCGAACTGGCCGACAAGCAGCGCCAGGCCGACCTCGATCGCGACTGGCGCTACTTCAAGCAGCGCCTGCAAAGTGCCCAGGTCGTTGCGCAGGCCTCCTCGGCCGATAAAGTGCAGATCGGCAACTGGGTGACCTTTGCCGATGAAGACGATCATCAGCAGCGTGTGCAATTGGTCGGAGAAGACCAGGCGGATGCCGCCCATGGCTTGATCAATTGGAGCTCGCCGCTGGGGCGGGCGTTGCTCGGAGCGCAGATGGGTGATGAAGTACTCTGGAAGCGACCGGCGGGGGATTTGGTGATTGAGGTTTTGACCATAGAGATCGGGTGA
- the ettA gene encoding energy-dependent translational throttle protein EttA, with amino-acid sequence MAQYVFTMHRLGKVVPPKREILKNISLSFFPGAKIGVLGLNGSGKSTLLKIMAGVDTEFDGEARPMPDLNIGYLPQEPILDPTKTVREVVEEAVSVIKDAQARLDEVYAAYAEPDADFDKLAAEQAKLESILQASDGHNLDRQLEVAADALRLPAWDAKVEFLSGGEKRRVALCRLLLSAPDMLLLDEPTNHLDADSVAWLEHFLHDFPGTVVAITHDRYFLDNVAGWILELDRGAGIPYEGNYSGWLEAKSDRLAAESKQQSAHEKAMKEELEWVRKGAKARQSKSKARLQRFEEMQSQEFQKRSETNEIYIPAGPRLGDKVIEFKNVSKGYGDRVLIDNLSFSMPKGAIVGVIGGNGAGKSTLFRMLMGKETPDSGSIEVGETVQLACVDQSREDLDGSKTVFQQISEGSDQIRIGNYEIPSRTYVGRFNFKGGDQQKFVKDLSGGERGRLHLALTLKEGGNVLLLDEPSNDLDVETLRSLEEALLDFPGAAIVISHDRWFLDRVATHILAYEDDSQAVFFEGNYTEYEADRKKRLGEAASQPHRVRHKKLA; translated from the coding sequence ATGGCTCAATACGTCTTCACCATGCATCGGCTGGGCAAAGTTGTTCCGCCGAAGCGGGAAATCCTGAAAAACATTTCGCTGTCGTTCTTCCCTGGCGCCAAAATCGGCGTACTCGGTCTCAACGGTTCGGGTAAGTCCACGCTGCTGAAAATCATGGCTGGCGTCGATACCGAGTTCGACGGTGAAGCCCGTCCGATGCCGGACCTGAACATTGGCTACCTGCCGCAAGAACCGATCCTGGACCCGACCAAAACCGTTCGTGAAGTGGTCGAGGAAGCGGTCAGCGTGATCAAGGACGCTCAGGCGCGCCTGGACGAGGTTTACGCGGCCTACGCTGAACCGGATGCAGACTTTGACAAACTGGCCGCTGAACAGGCCAAGCTTGAATCCATCCTGCAAGCCAGCGACGGTCACAACCTGGATCGCCAACTGGAAGTCGCCGCCGATGCGCTGCGTCTGCCAGCGTGGGATGCCAAGGTCGAATTCCTGTCCGGTGGTGAAAAGCGTCGTGTGGCCCTGTGCCGCCTGCTGCTGTCAGCACCAGACATGCTGCTGCTCGACGAACCAACCAACCACCTGGACGCCGATTCCGTCGCCTGGCTGGAGCACTTCCTGCACGATTTCCCGGGCACCGTGGTTGCGATCACGCACGACCGTTACTTCCTGGACAACGTCGCTGGCTGGATCCTCGAGCTCGACCGCGGCGCCGGTATCCCGTACGAGGGCAACTATTCGGGTTGGCTTGAAGCCAAGTCCGATCGTCTGGCGGCCGAATCCAAGCAGCAATCGGCTCACGAAAAGGCCATGAAGGAAGAGCTGGAGTGGGTGCGCAAAGGCGCCAAGGCCCGCCAGTCCAAATCCAAGGCTCGTCTGCAACGCTTCGAAGAAATGCAATCGCAGGAATTCCAGAAGCGCAGCGAAACCAACGAGATCTACATCCCGGCCGGTCCGCGCCTGGGCGACAAGGTCATCGAGTTCAAGAACGTCAGCAAGGGCTACGGCGATCGCGTGCTGATCGACAACCTGTCGTTCTCCATGCCTAAAGGCGCCATCGTCGGCGTGATCGGCGGTAACGGTGCTGGTAAATCGACCCTGTTCCGCATGCTGATGGGCAAGGAAACACCGGATTCGGGCTCCATCGAAGTCGGCGAAACCGTGCAACTGGCGTGCGTCGATCAGAGCCGTGAAGACCTGGACGGCAGCAAGACTGTGTTCCAGCAGATCTCCGAGGGTTCCGATCAGATTCGCATCGGCAACTACGAGATCCCGTCGCGCACCTACGTGGGTCGCTTCAACTTCAAGGGCGGCGATCAGCAGAAGTTCGTCAAGGACCTGTCCGGTGGTGAGCGCGGTCGCTTGCACCTGGCCCTGACCCTGAAAGAGGGCGGCAACGTCCTGCTGCTCGACGAACCGTCCAACGACCTCGACGTTGAAACCCTGCGTTCCCTGGAAGAAGCCTTGCTGGACTTCCCGGGCGCCGCCATTGTGATCTCTCACGATCGGTGGTTCCTTGACCGCGTCGCGACTCACATCCTGGCGTACGAAGACGACTCGCAAGCGGTGTTCTTCGAAGGCAACTACACCGAGTACGAAGCCGATCGCAAGAAACGCCTCGGCGAAGCGGCTTCCCAGCCGCACCGCGTACGGCACAAGAAACTGGCCTGA